In one window of Lewinellaceae bacterium DNA:
- a CDS encoding polysaccharide biosynthesis C-terminal domain-containing protein, which produces MGVIQRQGAKQTLINLIAAGIGGISTIFIYPLDFEVYGIISFVQATAFLFSPFILLGAQNLTVRYFPQFKGQASRYSFLTLLLLFALAGTIVFLVLAYFFYPWYEQYMTGKKDDLFIRALPFFIPTAIFFSLASMMTQYISNFHRIAVPGMINNLHKLFYPLIVLLFYFKAISVTGAGYLIALNYFMTLFLLVVYLARLGELKLSLDFSFLDRPLLRDMGTFAFYGVFGSLSGLLMSRIDTFMIGNLIRDDSLNGISSNANYLAFVIQIPSAALGAIAGPILAVAIKAGRMDEVEQLYKKSSINLFAIGLLFFLLIWSCIDDVFHVMPNSDKAALGKYVVFFIAISRLVDMLTSVNTHIISYSRYFRFNFYTIVLLSVLNIGFNLIFIPKYAIVGAAISTCLSITLYNLIKLIYIRYRFQMQPFSPGLIKVIAIGIVGYLIGYFFPDTGIPLLNIFLKCSLIGGLYVFAVMKWKVSEDLTSLFYQGLDWVRHPGKLIR; this is translated from the coding sequence ATGGGCGTAATCCAAAGGCAGGGTGCCAAACAAACCCTAATTAACCTGATCGCCGCAGGTATTGGCGGCATCAGTACCATTTTCATCTATCCACTGGATTTTGAGGTATATGGGATCATTTCATTTGTCCAGGCTACGGCCTTCCTGTTTTCCCCTTTTATTCTGCTGGGCGCTCAAAACCTGACTGTTCGTTATTTTCCGCAATTTAAGGGACAGGCCAGCCGGTACAGCTTCCTGACCTTGTTGCTTTTATTCGCCCTGGCCGGGACAATAGTGTTTTTGGTATTGGCCTATTTCTTCTATCCCTGGTATGAGCAATATATGACCGGGAAAAAAGATGATTTATTTATCCGGGCATTACCTTTTTTTATTCCTACGGCCATTTTTTTCAGCTTGGCCTCGATGATGACCCAGTATATTTCCAATTTTCACCGGATTGCGGTTCCCGGGATGATTAATAATCTGCACAAGTTATTTTATCCGCTTATTGTGCTGCTCTTTTATTTCAAGGCAATTTCGGTGACGGGTGCTGGTTATCTGATTGCCCTGAACTATTTTATGACACTATTTCTTCTGGTCGTCTATTTAGCCCGGCTGGGTGAATTGAAATTGTCACTGGACTTCAGCTTCCTGGACCGGCCGTTATTACGCGATATGGGAACATTCGCGTTTTACGGTGTTTTTGGCAGCCTGAGCGGATTGCTGATGTCCCGCATCGACACCTTTATGATCGGCAATTTAATCCGGGATGACAGCCTGAATGGCATCAGCAGTAACGCCAATTACCTGGCCTTTGTAATTCAGATCCCTTCCGCAGCACTCGGGGCGATAGCCGGACCAATACTGGCCGTTGCCATAAAAGCCGGTCGAATGGATGAAGTGGAACAACTCTATAAAAAATCATCCATTAATCTTTTTGCCATCGGATTATTGTTTTTTCTGTTGATCTGGAGCTGCATCGATGATGTGTTTCATGTGATGCCTAATTCCGATAAAGCAGCACTTGGTAAATATGTGGTATTTTTTATAGCCATATCCCGTCTGGTTGATATGCTGACCAGCGTAAATACCCACATTATTTCGTACTCCAGGTATTTCCGGTTTAATTTTTACACCATTGTACTATTATCGGTTTTGAATATCGGATTCAACCTGATATTTATTCCCAAATATGCTATTGTTGGTGCGGCTATTTCGACCTGCCTGTCCATTACATTGTATAATCTTATTAAACTGATCTACATCCGCTACCGGTTTCAGATGCAACCTTTTTCGCCTGGATTGATCAAAGTGATCGCAATTGGAATAGTGGGTTATCTGATTGGTTATTTTTTCCCGGATACCGGCATTCCGCTGCTTAATATTTTTCTGAAATGCTCGTTGATCGGTGGCCTGTATGTTTTTGCGGTCATGAAATGGAAAGTATCGGAAGACCTGACCTCTTTATTCTACCAGGGTCTGGATTGGGTACGCCATCCCGGTAAACTAATCCGCTAA
- a CDS encoding DUF2911 domain-containing protein: protein MRNTISLIVLVFFTVTLRAQENLPAIDKSPLDVAYYPTNTAFRNFQKGAERDIQPKARVLYSRPQKKGRSIFGELVPYGEVWRLGANEATELTLYTEAMLGDVTLKAGTYSLFALVEEDSWTFLVSTDLYIWGQYHMDESKIIARVTAPVSKMDDEVEAFTVTFMDKENGSVVLLFAWDHTKVELPVKFK from the coding sequence ATGAGAAATACCATATCCTTAATTGTTCTTGTTTTCTTTACTGTAACACTCCGGGCGCAGGAGAATTTGCCTGCAATCGACAAGAGTCCCCTGGATGTCGCCTACTATCCCACCAACACGGCATTCCGGAACTTTCAGAAGGGTGCAGAGCGTGATATTCAACCCAAAGCGAGAGTCCTGTATTCCCGCCCGCAAAAGAAAGGCCGCAGCATTTTTGGCGAGCTGGTCCCTTATGGGGAAGTATGGAGACTGGGTGCCAATGAAGCCACCGAATTGACGCTTTATACCGAAGCCATGCTGGGGGATGTAACCCTGAAAGCCGGCACATACAGCCTGTTTGCCCTGGTAGAGGAAGACAGCTGGACTTTTTTAGTTAGCACCGATCTCTACATCTGGGGTCAATACCATATGGATGAGTCCAAAATCATCGCACGGGTAACTGCCCCGGTTTCCAAAATGGATGACGAGGTGGAAGCATTCACCGTCACCTTTATGGATAAGGAAAATGGCTCGGTCGTGCTGTTGTTCGCCTGGGATCACACCAAGGTAGAACTACCAGTAAAATTTAAATAA
- a CDS encoding TonB-dependent receptor — MKKSFTIILFFALILSTGYLSAQVPISGRTQGPSITGKISGVLQDSTAQTMVEFATVSVLKAGSDKVVNGTVSEDGGVFKVIELPLGKYDVQLSFIGYTTKTIYNIELTPDKPDVDLGTVLMSSDQLMLDEVEVVGQAAVVENKVDRIVYNADKDPSTAGGDATDVLRKVPLLSVDMDGNVSLRGSSNLQILINGKPSGMFSSNVGDALRMIPSDQIKNVEVITTPGAKYDAEGTGGIINIITKKKTIDGFSGSVNGSLGNIQNNGGLNFNFARGRFGLNGGGGTFFSWPQDGPSSFYREDYLENAVRTLSQVGNSTTQRIGFRGTAGAFYDFNAYNSINTSFNLRGFSFNRDGYQDAVFNDPSLNLIQNYRRTTDGNNGRDGFDWNTDFKKTFKNPGQELTLAFQLSGENSKNNTELATVYENGGTDLKQKTFNDGVNREYTLQSDYTHPFNDKFKLETGAKAVFRRINSDSRYSNFDYNLSEYLTDPQRSNILLYDQDVYAGYGSLTVNFNAAYSMVAGMRYEHTSIAGDLKQGETTFTNQYDNFVPSLILSRKFKNFSTLKVSYARRIQRPSLEYINPFQDISDPLNISYGNPDLNPELSDQYDLGYTAFLKGSVLNSSIYYRRTKDVIERYLTIDNEGVASTSFQNLGLSENYGLNVFGSFPITKFWTLRSSIDVNYLNITSNLGGESVSNQGMQYRIFGNTSFKLKKDWQIEAFGFFNSPRFTLQGTFPSFSMYSIGISKEFLNKRASLGIRAVAPFQKYLNFKTELSGATFTQTSNFSMPFRSVGVTFRYSFGKLDFKARERGSSIKNDDLKSGGDNTQMQGNSGQQRK; from the coding sequence ATGAAAAAATCATTTACCATTATTCTGTTTTTCGCCCTGATCCTGAGCACGGGATATCTATCGGCTCAGGTGCCGATCAGTGGGCGCACACAGGGCCCGTCGATCACCGGTAAGATATCCGGAGTACTGCAGGATTCTACGGCACAAACCATGGTTGAATTTGCCACCGTCTCCGTGCTAAAGGCCGGATCAGACAAAGTGGTGAATGGTACGGTGAGTGAAGATGGCGGCGTATTTAAAGTCATCGAATTACCCCTGGGCAAATACGACGTTCAGCTTTCTTTCATCGGCTATACGACCAAAACCATTTACAACATCGAACTGACACCGGACAAACCGGACGTGGATCTGGGAACTGTATTGATGTCATCGGACCAGCTGATGCTTGATGAAGTGGAAGTGGTCGGACAGGCTGCTGTCGTAGAGAATAAAGTGGACCGCATCGTCTACAATGCGGATAAGGATCCGTCCACTGCCGGCGGGGATGCCACCGATGTGCTGCGCAAAGTGCCTCTGCTTTCAGTAGACATGGATGGTAACGTGTCGCTCCGCGGTTCAAGCAACCTGCAAATCCTGATCAATGGCAAGCCATCCGGCATGTTTTCCTCCAACGTCGGTGATGCTTTGCGCATGATCCCTTCCGATCAGATCAAAAATGTAGAAGTCATCACAACTCCCGGCGCCAAATACGACGCCGAAGGTACCGGTGGCATCATCAACATCATTACCAAGAAAAAAACCATCGACGGTTTCAGCGGCTCAGTGAATGGGTCACTGGGAAATATTCAGAACAATGGTGGCCTGAATTTCAATTTTGCCCGCGGACGTTTTGGTCTTAATGGTGGTGGGGGTACCTTCTTTTCCTGGCCGCAGGACGGTCCTTCCTCCTTCTACCGGGAAGACTACCTGGAAAATGCCGTACGTACGCTCTCCCAGGTGGGTAATAGCACCACGCAGCGTATCGGATTCCGGGGTACTGCCGGCGCATTTTATGATTTCAATGCGTACAACAGCATCAATACCTCTTTCAACCTGCGCGGATTTTCATTCAATCGGGATGGCTACCAGGATGCCGTATTCAACGATCCTTCGCTAAACCTGATTCAAAACTATCGCCGGACCACTGATGGGAATAATGGACGTGACGGATTTGACTGGAATACCGACTTCAAGAAAACATTCAAAAATCCGGGACAGGAATTGACCCTGGCATTTCAGTTAAGCGGTGAAAACTCCAAGAACAACACTGAATTAGCAACCGTCTACGAAAACGGCGGTACCGATCTGAAGCAAAAGACCTTTAATGATGGTGTAAACCGTGAGTACACCCTGCAATCCGATTACACCCATCCATTCAATGATAAGTTCAAACTGGAAACCGGTGCAAAAGCCGTTTTCCGCAGGATCAATTCCGATTCGCGCTATTCCAATTTTGATTACAACCTCTCGGAATACTTAACCGATCCCCAGCGGTCCAACATCTTACTCTATGATCAGGATGTGTATGCCGGTTACGGTTCGCTGACTGTTAATTTCAATGCAGCTTACAGCATGGTTGCCGGAATGCGCTATGAGCACACCTCGATAGCCGGTGACCTGAAGCAAGGGGAAACGACCTTTACCAATCAGTACGACAACTTTGTCCCCAGTCTGATCCTGTCCCGCAAATTCAAGAATTTCTCGACGCTGAAGGTCAGCTATGCGCGGCGCATCCAGCGCCCGAGCCTCGAGTACATCAACCCATTCCAGGACATCTCTGACCCATTGAACATTTCCTATGGTAACCCGGATTTGAATCCGGAATTATCCGATCAGTATGACCTGGGTTATACCGCATTCCTGAAAGGATCGGTGTTGAACTCTTCGATCTATTACCGGCGGACCAAAGACGTTATCGAGCGCTACCTGACCATCGATAACGAAGGGGTAGCATCTACTTCCTTCCAGAACCTGGGACTGTCTGAAAATTACGGATTAAATGTTTTCGGATCATTTCCGATCACCAAATTCTGGACTTTACGCAGCAGCATCGATGTGAATTACCTGAATATCACCAGCAATCTGGGCGGGGAGTCGGTCTCCAACCAGGGCATGCAATACCGCATATTCGGGAATACATCCTTTAAGTTGAAAAAGGACTGGCAGATTGAAGCCTTTGGATTTTTTAATTCGCCACGCTTCACCCTGCAGGGAACATTCCCATCCTTCTCCATGTATAGCATTGGTATCAGCAAGGAATTTTTGAATAAACGTGCTTCATTGGGGATCCGTGCCGTTGCTCCATTCCAGAAATACCTGAATTTCAAAACCGAATTGAGTGGCGCCACCTTTACCCAAACGAGTAATTTCAGCATGCCGTTCCGCTCGGTAGGCGTGACCTTCCGCTATAGTTTCGGTAAGCTGGACTTCAAAGCCCGTGAGCGGGGAAGCTCCATCAAGAACGACGACCTTAAATCCGGTGGTGACAATACCCAGATGCAAGGCAACAGCGGACAACAGCGCAAGTAA
- a CDS encoding SUMF1/EgtB/PvdO family nonheme iron enzyme, with amino-acid sequence MRYYWGITLLLLVHWTYSQTFWTTGQGHLNGIKLPGSSLAFDHPLPWASVEVDGVLHQITGSAVDSVLEVGGSPDLQGVLRSPVSKNGYGQVTLIIRNTGKDTLTLRNLVLTGEDSTRYYITGYGDHWLSRSRLFRPGQSSVPVILPDDAWEMGYADVPVGKDQGVAFLCRRKSWTSAARRRFETDLFPGGKVTYQAYAVPYAGGWRDGMRQVFQKHYLFDLDSAFDDHLYQRQDLAWIRDVGMIHLMMSWDKEFYDPDSDRYTCLDFLKKAKPAYGGIDVLGIWPTWPTLGLDQRNQYDMFRTLPGGLTRLREVVDSCHILGTKVFIAYNPWDESTRKEDHYAGLEALTRALDIDGVILDTRGNASIELQNAVDRAKPGVVLFSEGMAVPKDMPGIITGRVHNALYYPPALNLNKFIRPDFAIYRVAEWAYEPIRREYALSLFNGYGIEINAFRPGYPDWIEPYFPFLDQILRHLDQHRSTFMKNFTPLITTYEDQVLVNGWGDDDKKVYTLLSLLPEGYQGPLIQLQEGDAGLHWVDLWNHEEMRFDTIMGKHYLHAEIDPYPKKWAGTNNESQPGLIAGFKPHLDVRLQGDSLQLASDRKGTILLWETIPSSSRQPVRKEIMAGKIQSWHLNDLVGTFEGKLIVQLLDDQGELRDESILSIPPSIPRLMASSPERAITTDKSMKSIPAGSFHYKVTHGYDFIPYPEPADRGLLQMPAYFMDAHPVTNGQFNQFLQATHYQPQDTSRFLAHWTGAQIPQGQENFPVVYVSLEDAQAYAAWAGKRLPTEAEWQYAAQTGEGNDWPWGMTYDSTHCNPGNGQLEAVGAHPDGANPWGIEDLTGVVWELTAGEYVSGSYRYLILKGGSYYRPTSSSWYVEGGPQPLHRQQQLLRVSSGFERNATIGFRCMADQLKK; translated from the coding sequence ATGCGTTATTATTGGGGCATCACACTATTACTCCTGGTTCATTGGACGTATAGCCAAACTTTCTGGACGACCGGTCAGGGCCATCTCAACGGCATCAAATTGCCGGGTTCGAGCCTGGCCTTTGACCATCCATTACCCTGGGCAAGTGTGGAGGTGGATGGTGTTCTGCATCAGATCACCGGATCCGCTGTTGACTCCGTTTTGGAAGTTGGCGGCAGCCCGGACCTCCAGGGTGTCTTGCGCAGCCCGGTCTCGAAAAATGGCTATGGGCAAGTGACCCTGATCATTCGCAACACCGGGAAGGATACACTGACCCTCCGCAACCTGGTTCTGACCGGTGAAGATTCTACCCGGTATTATATTACCGGGTATGGAGACCATTGGTTGTCGCGGTCCCGGTTATTCCGGCCGGGTCAGAGCTCCGTACCGGTCATCCTGCCCGATGATGCCTGGGAGATGGGTTATGCCGATGTACCTGTCGGTAAGGATCAGGGTGTAGCATTTCTTTGCCGGCGTAAATCCTGGACTTCAGCTGCCCGTCGTCGTTTTGAGACCGATCTTTTCCCCGGTGGTAAGGTTACATATCAGGCCTATGCCGTTCCTTATGCCGGAGGATGGCGGGATGGCATGCGGCAGGTATTTCAAAAACACTATTTGTTTGATCTGGATTCTGCCTTTGATGATCACCTTTATCAACGGCAGGACCTGGCCTGGATCCGGGATGTCGGCATGATCCATTTGATGATGAGCTGGGATAAAGAATTTTATGACCCGGATTCCGATCGTTATACCTGTCTGGACTTCCTGAAAAAAGCAAAACCAGCCTATGGCGGCATTGACGTGCTGGGTATCTGGCCTACCTGGCCTACCCTGGGGCTGGATCAACGCAACCAATACGACATGTTCAGGACCTTACCCGGCGGCCTTACCCGGCTCCGTGAAGTCGTTGATTCCTGTCACATTCTGGGTACCAAAGTCTTCATCGCTTACAACCCGTGGGATGAGAGCACCCGTAAAGAGGATCATTATGCCGGGTTGGAAGCGCTGACCCGCGCCCTGGACATCGACGGGGTCATCCTGGATACCCGCGGCAATGCCAGCATAGAGCTGCAAAATGCGGTGGACCGGGCCAAGCCTGGGGTAGTTCTGTTTAGCGAGGGCATGGCTGTCCCTAAAGATATGCCCGGGATCATCACCGGCCGGGTGCATAATGCCTTGTACTATCCGCCGGCGCTGAACCTCAATAAATTTATCCGTCCGGACTTTGCTATTTACCGGGTTGCCGAATGGGCTTACGAACCCATCCGCAGGGAATATGCCTTGTCATTATTTAATGGTTATGGCATCGAGATCAATGCATTTAGGCCGGGCTATCCCGACTGGATCGAACCCTATTTTCCATTTTTGGATCAGATACTCCGGCACCTGGATCAGCATCGCAGTACGTTCATGAAAAATTTTACTCCGCTGATTACCACCTACGAAGATCAGGTATTGGTGAATGGCTGGGGTGATGACGACAAAAAGGTCTATACCCTCCTCTCTTTATTGCCCGAAGGATATCAGGGCCCGCTGATCCAGCTTCAGGAAGGAGATGCAGGTCTGCACTGGGTGGACCTGTGGAATCACGAAGAAATGCGGTTTGATACAATAATGGGAAAGCACTACCTCCACGCCGAGATTGACCCGTATCCCAAAAAGTGGGCGGGAACCAATAACGAAAGCCAGCCCGGCCTCATCGCCGGATTTAAGCCCCACCTTGATGTCCGTTTGCAGGGAGACTCATTACAGCTGGCAAGTGACCGGAAGGGCACCATCCTGCTGTGGGAAACTATCCCCTCATCGTCACGGCAACCGGTAAGAAAGGAAATCATGGCCGGTAAAATCCAAAGCTGGCATCTGAATGACCTGGTGGGGACTTTTGAAGGCAAACTGATTGTACAGCTATTGGATGACCAGGGAGAATTGCGGGATGAAAGTATTCTGTCTATACCCCCCAGTATTCCCCGGTTAATGGCATCCAGTCCTGAGCGTGCCATAACCACCGACAAGAGCATGAAATCCATACCAGCCGGATCGTTTCATTATAAAGTCACCCATGGGTACGACTTCATACCTTACCCTGAACCTGCCGATCGCGGTTTGTTGCAGATGCCGGCCTATTTCATGGATGCGCATCCGGTCACCAACGGTCAGTTCAATCAATTCCTGCAGGCCACCCATTACCAGCCACAGGATACATCACGTTTCCTGGCACACTGGACGGGTGCACAGATACCGCAGGGACAAGAAAACTTCCCGGTGGTGTATGTAAGTCTGGAAGATGCCCAGGCCTATGCAGCATGGGCTGGCAAACGGTTGCCCACCGAGGCGGAATGGCAATATGCAGCTCAGACCGGAGAGGGCAACGACTGGCCCTGGGGAATGACCTACGACAGTACGCACTGCAATCCGGGTAATGGCCAACTGGAAGCGGTAGGCGCACATCCCGACGGTGCCAATCCCTGGGGCATTGAAGACCTGACCGGGGTAGTCTGGGAGCTCACGGCAGGGGAATACGTCAGCGGTTCCTATCGCTATCTGATCCTGAAAGGCGGCTCGTATTACCGGCCTACTTCCAGCAGCTGGTATGTGGAAGGGGGCCCTCAGCCACTGCATCGCCAGCAACAGTTGCTACGGGTTTCATCCGGCTTTGAACGAAATGCTACCATTGGATTCCGCTGCATGGCAGATCAGCTGAAGAAATAA
- a CDS encoding DUF819 family protein: MSTLIGPGQSLTIFTILVLAAAAGIVGEARGWYGKVSGVFITILGCALLVTFNVIPSASDQQVEVPAYQFVFTYFVPFSIPLLLFNAQIKKIWREAGRLTVLFLLGTVGVIIGAIIAYLVINLGPDTSKVASVFIGTYTGGSVNFMSVAAALDFVRSPLFAACVAVDNVYTNVYFLLIFTIPVWSIIRRFYPYYSEEEKEIIEHKSDPIASFKIENLAQILLITAAIVAIGVGLNGPLQQLLHTSIQMDIVVITILTLVLVNVFPAYFSKLEPTAFPIGVWMMFVFIAAIGAASDIKAILHSSPAIIGFVSIILVVHFLFIMLAGYWLKFSLKEIAIASIANIGGPSVSAPMAANYGMKMAVTPAILIAILGYVIGTILGIGFGAITG; the protein is encoded by the coding sequence TTGAGTACCCTTATCGGACCGGGCCAGTCCTTGACCATTTTCACCATTCTGGTTCTGGCAGCAGCAGCCGGCATTGTTGGTGAGGCCCGGGGATGGTATGGCAAAGTATCCGGCGTTTTTATCACCATACTGGGATGTGCACTGTTGGTTACCTTCAATGTAATACCGAGTGCCTCCGACCAGCAGGTTGAAGTTCCGGCCTACCAGTTTGTATTCACTTATTTCGTTCCTTTCTCGATTCCCCTGTTATTGTTTAATGCACAAATCAAAAAGATCTGGCGGGAAGCCGGCCGGCTCACCGTCCTCTTCCTGCTGGGCACGGTAGGTGTCATCATAGGTGCAATTATAGCCTATCTGGTGATCAACCTGGGCCCGGACACCAGCAAAGTGGCCAGCGTATTCATCGGAACCTATACCGGTGGCAGCGTAAACTTCATGTCGGTAGCGGCAGCGCTGGACTTCGTGCGGAGTCCGTTGTTCGCCGCTTGTGTAGCGGTAGACAACGTCTATACCAATGTCTACTTCCTGCTCATTTTTACTATCCCGGTCTGGAGCATCATCCGCAGGTTTTATCCTTACTACAGTGAAGAAGAAAAGGAGATCATCGAACATAAATCGGACCCAATAGCCAGTTTCAAAATTGAGAACCTGGCACAAATCTTATTGATCACCGCCGCCATCGTGGCCATAGGGGTTGGCCTGAACGGCCCTCTTCAACAGCTGTTACATACTTCCATCCAAATGGATATCGTGGTGATCACGATCCTGACCCTGGTATTGGTCAATGTTTTCCCGGCTTATTTCAGTAAACTGGAGCCCACCGCTTTCCCGATTGGCGTCTGGATGATGTTCGTATTCATCGCAGCGATCGGCGCCGCCTCGGACATCAAGGCCATATTGCATTCCAGCCCGGCCATTATCGGCTTCGTTTCAATCATACTGGTCGTTCACTTCCTGTTCATTATGCTTGCGGGATACTGGTTAAAATTTTCGCTCAAGGAGATAGCGATCGCTTCCATTGCCAATATCGGAGGACCTTCCGTTTCGGCTCCAATGGCTGCCAATTATGGAATGAAGATGGCGGTGACCCCGGCCATTCTGATCGCCATTCTGGGTTACGTAATCGGCACCATCCTTGGCATTGGCTTTGGGGCTATCACCGGTTAA
- a CDS encoding DUF2961 domain-containing protein → MMRKSLLWVIFGIIILGCRDQPLIFPAGHDAAYWVERTRDEYQISSYDTTGGNNDRWSLAAGDTAIIADVSGPGLINRMWFTFDSRDPDYLRHIILRIFWDGEQNPSVWSPVGDFFGSPFRYEHFTAQFIGMSSGGYYCYFPMPFSQHARVEIINRSSYPLYALYFHINVGKLREVPSHLTTFHARWQREVRTQDTIPYTALDMQGRGYFAGLHYSGESYHSDLGYLEGDEQIYVDGEPRPSTHGTGIEDYLNSGWYFRNGVYAADFHGLVVKDDATSRISAYRHHIRDAIPFDKSLLVQLEHGQVNDEEADIATVAFWYQEGPTRQPAPEIPDGHLQAVTRKVAWPVLEGEAMILPGVYNPRIVDRSDAGPDWSNDHELWFGLLPGQETRLSMPNLKESGYDLTLYLTGSPQGGDLVIRGGAQPLAVKTYRDNLLPLPEWVVPAISNAPEVSLTLANPSQTDTLWLGLDAIRLEPVRHYIPSWAFIGPFDNPRINDDLRFGLDSVYPPEQNWDPRASYTGKNGQEVHWELLPGEPAGYGMQLWRKVKPSEFVICYAQTFIHAPRDTVMPMMFGSDDGIKVFLNDTLLHRFLAVRVAAPDQTTIDLPLHAGWNKLLLKLENNFGGYGFYARIQDRNDILSYDPKLSQANQ, encoded by the coding sequence ATGATGCGAAAGTCTTTACTATGGGTGATCTTCGGAATCATCATCCTGGGTTGCCGGGATCAGCCGCTGATATTTCCTGCCGGACACGATGCGGCCTACTGGGTGGAACGCACTCGTGATGAATATCAGATTTCCAGTTACGATACGACCGGAGGCAACAATGACCGCTGGAGTCTGGCTGCTGGTGACACGGCAATAATTGCAGATGTTTCCGGTCCGGGTCTCATCAATCGCATGTGGTTTACTTTTGACTCCCGGGATCCGGACTACTTACGGCATATCATCCTGCGCATCTTTTGGGACGGAGAACAAAACCCTTCCGTCTGGTCTCCGGTGGGTGACTTTTTTGGCAGCCCCTTCCGGTACGAACATTTTACCGCACAGTTCATCGGCATGAGCAGCGGGGGATATTACTGTTATTTTCCGATGCCCTTCTCCCAGCATGCACGTGTCGAGATCATCAACCGGAGTTCCTATCCCCTTTACGCACTGTATTTTCACATCAATGTGGGTAAATTAAGAGAGGTACCATCGCATCTGACCACCTTCCATGCCCGGTGGCAGCGGGAAGTACGGACGCAGGATACTATTCCTTATACTGCCCTGGATATGCAGGGAAGAGGCTATTTTGCGGGCCTGCACTATTCAGGAGAAAGTTATCATAGTGACCTGGGTTATCTCGAAGGCGACGAACAGATCTATGTAGATGGAGAGCCCCGGCCTTCCACGCATGGCACGGGCATAGAGGACTATCTGAACAGTGGCTGGTATTTCCGCAATGGTGTGTATGCCGCCGATTTTCATGGCCTGGTGGTGAAGGACGACGCGACATCTCGTATTTCAGCTTACCGGCATCACATACGGGATGCGATTCCATTTGATAAATCCCTCCTGGTCCAGCTGGAACACGGTCAGGTGAACGATGAAGAAGCGGATATAGCTACAGTAGCTTTTTGGTATCAGGAAGGCCCAACCAGGCAGCCGGCTCCGGAAATACCGGACGGCCATCTGCAGGCGGTAACCCGGAAAGTTGCCTGGCCGGTGCTGGAAGGCGAGGCCATGATCCTGCCAGGGGTTTACAATCCCCGGATTGTGGATCGCAGCGATGCTGGTCCGGACTGGAGCAACGATCACGAATTGTGGTTTGGCCTGCTTCCCGGCCAGGAGACCCGGCTCTCGATGCCGAACCTGAAAGAATCCGGCTATGACCTCACCCTGTATCTGACGGGTAGTCCCCAGGGAGGCGATTTGGTTATACGGGGCGGAGCCCAGCCTTTAGCCGTGAAAACCTACCGCGATAATCTGTTGCCACTTCCGGAATGGGTGGTGCCGGCAATATCCAATGCACCTGAAGTAAGTCTCACCCTAGCCAATCCTTCACAAACAGATACACTTTGGTTGGGTCTGGATGCCATACGGCTGGAACCGGTACGACATTACATACCTTCGTGGGCATTCATCGGGCCTTTTGACAATCCCAGGATCAACGATGATTTGCGTTTTGGCCTGGATAGTGTCTATCCTCCGGAGCAAAACTGGGACCCGCGAGCTTCTTACACGGGTAAGAATGGTCAGGAAGTACATTGGGAATTGTTACCCGGAGAACCAGCCGGTTACGGCATGCAGTTGTGGCGAAAAGTCAAACCTTCCGAGTTCGTGATTTGTTATGCCCAGACGTTTATCCATGCACCCAGGGATACGGTGATGCCTATGATGTTCGGCAGTGATGATGGCATCAAGGTCTTTCTGAACGATACCCTGTTGCATCGGTTTTTGGCAGTTCGTGTGGCTGCGCCGGATCAAACAACCATTGACCTGCCATTACATGCGGGGTGGAATAAACTGCTGCTCAAACTCGAGAACAACTTTGGAGGATACGGATTTTATGCACGCATCCAGGATCGAAATGATATCCTAAGCTATGATCCGAAATTGTCACAGGCTAATCAGTAA